From Pseudorasbora parva isolate DD20220531a chromosome 25, ASM2467924v1, whole genome shotgun sequence, one genomic window encodes:
- the LOC137065332 gene encoding fucolectin-1-like, translated as MAIRVILLLTLFTGLCVAESKGNLALGAKAVQSSTYSEAGAQNAVDDNRNSKFSGGSCSQTNNDMNPWWRVDLLEVYAVTRVSITNRGDCCEERINGAQIRIGNSLENNGNNNELAATVESIPLGDTKTFEFKPINGRYVNILVPGRNEYLSLCEVEVFGDKYTPSYICVPKNLALGARAVQSSTYPRSEAQNAVDGNRNSNFKHGLSCSATKRDWNPWWTVDLLEVYAVTRVSITNRGDAYASRINGAQIRISNSTGYNGNFNELAAVVHSIRLGDTQTFRFNPINGRYVTICIPGRREYLTLCEVEVFAD; from the exons ATGGCCATACGTGTGATTTTGTTGCTAACACTTTTTACTGGGCTGTGCGTCGCTGAATCCAAAG GGAATCTTGCTCTTGGAGCCAAAGCTGTCCAGTCGTCCACATACTCTGAAGCAGGAGCTCAAAATGCTGTCGATGACAACAGGAATTCAAAGTTCAGTGGAGGGTCATGCAGTCAAACTAATAATGACATGAACCCCTGGTGGAGAGTTGACCTGCTGGAAGTCTACGCAGTAACCAGAGTTAGCATCACTAATCGTGGAGATTGTTGTGAAGAGAGGATAAATGGTGCTCAGATCCGTATCGGCAACAGCCTGGAAAATAATGGCAACAATAATGAGCT AGCTGCAACTGTTGAGTCGATCCCTCTTGGAGACacaaaaacatttgagtttaaGCCGATTAATGGCCGATATGTCAACATTTTGGTACCTGGGCGTAATGAATATCTCTCACTGTGTGAGGTTGAGGTGTTTGGAG aTAAGTACACACCATCGTATATTTGTGTTCCAA AGAATCTTGCTCTTGGAGCCAGAGCTGTCCAGTCGTCCACATACCCTCGATCAGAAGCTCAAAATGCTGTCGACGGCAACAGGAATTCAAATTTCAAACATGGTTTGTCATGCAGTGCAACTAAACGTGACTGGAACCCCTGGTGGACAGTTGACCTGCTGGAAGTCTACGCGGTCACCAGGGTTAGCATCACTAATCGTGGAGATGCTTATGCATCGAGGATTAATGGTGCTCAGATCCGTATCAGTAACAGCACGGGATATAATGGCAACTTTAATGAGCT GGCTGCAGTGGTTCATTCCATCCGACTTGGAGACACACAAACATTTAGGTTTAACCCTATTAATGGCCGATATGTCACCATTTGTATCCCTGGGCGCAGAGAATATCTCACACTGTGTGAAGTCGAGGTGTTTGCAG ATTAA